The following coding sequences are from one Methyloterricola oryzae window:
- the mobB gene encoding molybdopterin-guanine dinucleotide biosynthesis protein B, producing the protein MINSRVPIIGFVARSGTGKTTLLTQVIPLLKQQGLRVGLIKRSHHNFEIDYPGKDSHTLRMAGASPVMLTSSHRRAVITEHAEPREFSLDEELAHFDQSVVDLILVEGFKQEIMPKIEICRPSLNNPPIFPDDASIIAVATDAKIPVPPELRTLDLNAPAQIAEFIHRHFFPDGILRPLR; encoded by the coding sequence ATGATCAATTCCCGCGTGCCCATTATTGGCTTTGTTGCCCGCAGTGGTACCGGCAAAACCACCCTCCTCACGCAAGTGATCCCGCTCTTGAAGCAACAAGGCTTGCGGGTCGGTCTGATCAAGCGTAGCCATCACAATTTTGAGATCGACTACCCGGGCAAGGACAGCCATACGTTGAGAATGGCCGGTGCTTCGCCGGTCATGCTGACTTCGTCGCATCGACGCGCAGTGATCACCGAGCACGCGGAACCCCGCGAATTCTCGCTGGACGAAGAATTGGCGCATTTCGACCAGTCGGTCGTCGATCTGATTCTGGTGGAGGGATTCAAGCAAGAGATCATGCCCAAAATCGAAATCTGCCGGCCTTCGTTGAATAATCCGCCGATTTTTCCCGACGACGCCAGCATCATTGCCGTTGCCACGGACGCCAAGATACCAGTGCCGCCCGAACTTAGGACCCTCGACCTGAACGCGCCTGCCCAGATCGCTGAATTCATCCACCGCCATTTCTTCCCCGATGGAATCCTTAGACCGCTGCGCTGA
- a CDS encoding NAD-dependent epimerase has protein sequence MKVLVTGTAGFIGFHLAQALLSRGDEVIGVDNVNDYYDVSLKEARLEILNAFPGFTEVRIGLEDRPALNQAFSEHKPRRVVNLAAQAGVRYSLTNPHAYIDSNLAGFCNILEACRHHSVEHLVYASSSSVYGANTSMPFSVHDNVDHPVSLYAASKKANELMAHTYSHLYGLATTGLRFFTVYGPWGRPDMALFLFTKSILEGRPIDVFNYGKHQRDFTYIDDIVEGVMRTLDHVARPNEAWSGERPDPGTSRAPYRIYNIGAHQPVELMRFIEVLEDCLGKKAEKNFLPMQKGDVPATYADVDDLMRDVGYSPKTPIETGIAKFVAWYRDYYHVT, from the coding sequence ATGAAAGTGCTGGTCACAGGAACCGCCGGTTTTATCGGCTTCCATCTGGCCCAGGCTCTATTGTCGCGCGGGGACGAAGTCATCGGCGTGGATAACGTCAACGACTACTATGACGTGAGCCTGAAGGAAGCCCGACTGGAGATTTTGAACGCCTTTCCCGGCTTCACCGAAGTGCGTATCGGGCTGGAGGATCGTCCCGCGTTGAATCAGGCGTTCTCCGAGCATAAGCCGCGCCGCGTGGTCAATCTCGCCGCGCAGGCGGGCGTGCGTTATTCCCTAACCAACCCGCACGCTTATATCGATTCCAACCTGGCGGGGTTCTGCAACATTCTTGAAGCCTGCCGGCATCATTCGGTGGAGCATCTGGTCTACGCTTCCAGCAGTTCTGTCTATGGGGCCAACACCTCCATGCCATTCTCGGTGCATGACAACGTGGACCACCCCGTCAGCCTGTACGCGGCCTCGAAAAAGGCCAATGAGCTCATGGCGCATACCTACAGCCACCTCTATGGACTCGCGACAACCGGGCTTCGCTTCTTCACCGTGTATGGGCCTTGGGGCCGTCCCGATATGGCATTGTTCTTGTTCACCAAGAGCATATTGGAGGGCAGGCCCATTGACGTATTCAACTACGGCAAACACCAAAGAGATTTCACGTACATCGACGATATCGTCGAAGGTGTAATGCGCACTCTGGACCATGTGGCACGACCCAATGAGGCTTGGTCAGGCGAGCGACCCGATCCGGGCACCAGCCGCGCGCCCTACAGAATTTACAATATCGGCGCGCACCAGCCTGTCGAACTGATGCGCTTCATCGAAGTGCTGGAGGACTGCCTGGGCAAGAAGGCCGAGAAGAATTTTCTCCCCATGCAGAAAGGCGATGTGCCGGCGACTTACGCCGACGTCGATGACCTCATGCGCGACGTGGGCTATTCGCCGAAGACGCCCATCGAAACCGGGATCGCAAAATTTGTCGCATGGTACCGCGATTACTACCACGTGACATGA
- a CDS encoding TIGR03013 family XrtA/PEP-CTERM system glycosyltransferase produces the protein MIRIFRHYISGIYLVLFVLELLVFGAAFFLGNVLRFYASVQPLVPVELLSIPALVYTVVMLMSMAGMGLYQRAHDISDAALLLRILASFLLGTAVLSIVFFLFPRIFVGRGLFGHTLLVSLTGVLLCRFLFLRFVDRQSLKRRVLVLGAGYRGHMIMDFERRNGGKRFHVIGYVRMNDEPVRVDPERLMGLRGPLNQFVHKEDIDEIVVAPDDRRGGLAVDEILDCKMAGVAVVDLLSFFEREGGLLRVDCLHPSWLVFSDGFRLGGARHGMKRMFDVVVSLLLLALVWPVMLLTAIAIWVESGFRAPVFYRQLRVGLNWKMFPVLKFRSMRTDAERGGVQMARKNDDRVTWVGSFIRKTRIDELPQLFNVLAGDMSFVGPRPERPEFVEKFAETIPYYSERHRVKPGITGWAQLCYPYGSNYQDAIEKLQYDLYYVKNYSPFLDMLIILQTLEVVLWGRGAR, from the coding sequence ATGATACGAATTTTTCGCCACTATATCTCCGGGATCTATCTGGTCCTGTTCGTCCTGGAGCTTCTGGTCTTCGGCGCCGCATTCTTCTTGGGTAATGTGCTGCGTTTCTACGCTAGCGTGCAGCCCCTGGTTCCAGTTGAATTGCTGAGCATACCGGCGCTGGTTTATACCGTCGTCATGCTGATGAGCATGGCGGGCATGGGGCTCTACCAGCGTGCGCACGATATCAGCGACGCCGCGCTGCTGCTGAGAATCCTCGCGAGTTTTCTGTTGGGTACGGCGGTGCTCAGCATCGTATTTTTTCTCTTTCCCCGGATATTTGTCGGACGCGGCCTGTTCGGGCATACCTTGCTGGTGTCGCTGACAGGGGTGTTGTTGTGCCGCTTTCTGTTTCTGCGCTTTGTGGACCGTCAATCGCTGAAGCGGCGGGTGCTCGTGCTAGGCGCGGGATACCGCGGCCACATGATCATGGATTTCGAGCGCCGTAACGGTGGCAAACGCTTTCATGTGATCGGCTATGTGCGCATGAATGACGAGCCGGTGCGCGTGGATCCCGAGCGCCTCATGGGCCTTCGCGGTCCGCTCAACCAATTCGTCCACAAGGAGGATATCGATGAGATCGTGGTGGCGCCGGACGATCGCCGGGGTGGCTTGGCGGTTGACGAGATTCTCGACTGCAAGATGGCCGGAGTGGCCGTGGTCGACCTATTGAGTTTCTTTGAGCGCGAGGGGGGCTTGTTGCGGGTGGACTGCCTGCATCCCAGCTGGCTGGTGTTTTCCGATGGATTTCGCTTGGGTGGCGCAAGACACGGCATGAAGCGGATGTTTGATGTTGTGGTGAGCCTGCTGCTGCTCGCGCTGGTGTGGCCCGTCATGCTGCTGACGGCAATCGCCATCTGGGTGGAAAGCGGATTTCGCGCGCCTGTTTTCTATCGCCAGTTGCGCGTGGGGCTCAACTGGAAAATGTTCCCGGTACTGAAATTCCGCAGCATGCGCACCGATGCCGAGCGCGGCGGAGTCCAGATGGCTAGAAAAAACGACGACCGAGTCACCTGGGTTGGCAGTTTCATCCGCAAGACGCGAATCGATGAACTGCCGCAGTTGTTCAATGTGCTGGCGGGGGATATGAGTTTTGTCGGCCCGCGTCCGGAAAGGCCCGAGTTTGTTGAGAAATTTGCCGAAACCATCCCCTATTATTCCGAGCGACACCGCGTCAAACCCGGCATCACCGGCTGGGCGCAGCTATGCTATCCCTACGGATCCAACTACCAGGACGCCATCGAGAAGCTGCAATACGATTTGTATTACGTGAAGAATTACAGCCCCTTTCTCGACATGCTGATCATCCTGCAAACCCTCGAAGTGGTGTTATGGGGGCGGGGAGCACGTTGA
- the prsK gene encoding XrtA/PEP-CTERM system histidine kinase PrsK has protein sequence MSIGALSYLAGFIANLLLTVLLLLSWRGHPRGRWLIVACGTMVMWSGVLALDEAFHMVFPPLLATLEVLHIYVWLAFFNRLMRTGAAPSLYDSRWIRFLIHALAWSLIGYIWIAMGLGLTPAPMFHSTVQLSGHIALAVIGLHLIEQFYRNARLDQRWRIKFLCFALGLLFAYDLYIYLDALFFDQVRVDLWQARGAVTAMLAPFIAVAAARNPDWSVDIFISRQVVYQSAALLVTGGYLLLVGVGSYYIEYYGGEWGEVGQILFMMAALLMLMSVVFSGQMRARLKVFLSKNFFNYVYDYRQEWLRLINTLADNHTGLSLGQRVILGLGQVVESPSGVLWLTEPSGRLVHRASYGDPEIDVPVIEANDPLVVFVRDKEWVVNFEELLTRRELYEDLSWPNWLEPHRHAWLLVPLWNTEQALQGLVLLTRPRTEIAWNWEVIDMLKSTGSLAASYLALEEAASALAEARQFEGFNRLSAFVIHDLKNLVAQLSLVVCNAEKHRDNPEFMRDAITTVEHAVGRMNSLMSQLRNSSPAASAAPVDLCSVLKEVLETRKKQAPLPALEIRGAGIIVIANRDRLASALEHVIHNAQDAAGKGGYVKVCLRVPDRNAAMVEVEDNGCGMDQDFIRTRLFRPFDTTKGLTGMGIGAYESREYIRSMGGDLTVRSEPGKGSSFLFTIPLGTGKQMESVE, from the coding sequence ATGAGTATCGGTGCATTAAGCTATCTGGCAGGGTTCATTGCCAATCTGTTACTGACCGTACTGCTCTTATTGAGTTGGCGAGGGCATCCGCGCGGGCGTTGGCTGATCGTAGCCTGCGGGACCATGGTTATGTGGTCAGGCGTCCTGGCATTGGACGAAGCCTTTCACATGGTCTTCCCGCCGCTGCTGGCTACCCTGGAGGTGCTGCACATCTATGTGTGGCTGGCTTTTTTCAACCGACTGATGCGGACCGGCGCTGCGCCCTCGCTTTACGACAGCCGTTGGATTCGCTTCCTTATCCACGCGCTGGCCTGGTCTCTGATCGGTTACATCTGGATTGCCATGGGGCTGGGGCTTACGCCGGCGCCAATGTTTCATTCCACCGTGCAGTTGTCCGGACACATAGCCCTCGCGGTGATTGGCCTCCACCTGATCGAGCAGTTTTACCGCAACGCGCGACTCGATCAGCGTTGGCGCATCAAGTTCCTGTGCTTTGCCCTCGGCCTGCTATTCGCTTATGACCTCTACATCTACCTGGACGCTCTTTTCTTCGATCAGGTGAGGGTGGATCTGTGGCAGGCGCGGGGGGCGGTGACAGCCATGCTGGCGCCATTCATTGCGGTCGCCGCTGCGCGCAATCCGGATTGGTCCGTGGACATCTTTATCTCCCGACAAGTGGTTTACCAGTCGGCGGCTCTGCTGGTGACCGGGGGATACCTTCTTTTGGTGGGAGTCGGCAGCTATTACATCGAATACTATGGTGGCGAATGGGGAGAAGTAGGGCAGATCCTGTTCATGATGGCGGCACTGCTGATGCTCATGAGCGTGGTGTTTTCCGGCCAGATGCGCGCACGCCTTAAGGTATTTCTGAGCAAGAACTTCTTTAACTACGTTTACGATTATCGTCAGGAATGGCTACGTTTGATCAATACGCTGGCGGATAACCACACGGGCCTCAGCTTGGGGCAACGCGTCATCCTGGGGTTGGGGCAGGTGGTCGAAAGCCCGAGCGGCGTGCTCTGGCTCACTGAACCATCCGGGCGGCTCGTGCATCGCGCCAGTTATGGCGATCCGGAGATCGATGTTCCGGTCATTGAGGCCAACGATCCGTTGGTGGTGTTCGTTCGCGACAAGGAATGGGTCGTGAATTTTGAGGAATTGCTTACCCGCCGGGAGCTTTACGAAGACCTGAGCTGGCCCAACTGGCTGGAGCCGCACAGGCATGCCTGGCTGCTGGTGCCCTTGTGGAATACGGAACAGGCCTTGCAAGGCCTGGTGCTACTGACGCGGCCACGCACCGAAATTGCCTGGAACTGGGAGGTCATCGACATGCTTAAGAGCACGGGCAGTCTGGCCGCCAGTTACCTGGCACTGGAGGAAGCCGCTAGCGCCTTGGCCGAAGCAAGGCAATTCGAGGGCTTCAACAGATTGTCGGCCTTTGTCATCCATGACCTCAAAAATTTGGTGGCCCAGTTGAGCCTGGTGGTCTGCAACGCCGAGAAGCATCGGGACAACCCGGAGTTCATGCGCGATGCCATTACCACCGTGGAGCACGCGGTAGGCCGGATGAACAGCCTGATGTCGCAGTTGCGCAATTCAAGTCCGGCGGCTTCAGCGGCGCCTGTGGACTTGTGCAGTGTCCTGAAGGAAGTGCTTGAAACGCGCAAGAAGCAGGCGCCGCTTCCGGCGCTTGAGATAAGAGGCGCCGGGATCATCGTGATCGCCAATCGCGACCGGCTTGCCTCGGCGCTCGAGCACGTGATCCACAACGCCCAGGACGCCGCCGGAAAGGGCGGCTACGTGAAGGTGTGCCTGCGCGTGCCCGATAGGAATGCGGCCATGGTGGAGGTTGAGGACAATGGCTGCGGGATGGATCAGGACTTCATCCGCACGCGCTTGTTCCGGCCTTTCGATACCACCAAAGGCCTGACCGGAATGGGTATCGGCGCCTATGAAAGCAGGGAGTACATTCGCTCCATGGGTGGCGACCTCACGGTGCGCAGCGAGCCGGGAAAGGGCAGTAGCTTTTTGTTTACGATTCCCCTCGGTACGGGGAAGCAGATGGAATCCGTGGAATAG
- the prsR gene encoding PEP-CTERM-box response regulator transcription factor — protein MSDQTLLIVEDDPGLRSQLRWSFDQYKVQVAEDRESAIAAVKRHEPAVVTLDLGLPPDPGGTREGFAALSEILAIAPQTKVIVLTGNDDRINPVKAVGQGAYDFYQKPVDPEILSFVVQRAFRLFDLEEENRKLARMHVSNPMEGIIAASPEMHEVCKMVERFAPIDMNVLILGESGTGKEVVARALHALSPRAKKPFIAVNAAAIPENLLESELFGYEKGAFTGATQMVKGKFELADGGTFFLDEIGDIPLALQPKLLRILQERVVERIGGRQPIKVDVRIICATHQNIGQLIEERRFREDLYFRINEMIINLPPLRGRTGDVTVLARAFLERFAKQMRRNLLGFTEDALAAMEAYHWPGNVRELEHKIKRSVVMATGTQVDAKDLELASGAYPRRIMTLREARDIAERRVICEALSEAGENVSKAADLLEVTRPTLYSLLNKFNLKV, from the coding sequence GTGAGTGATCAGACATTGTTGATCGTCGAGGACGATCCGGGTCTGCGCAGCCAACTGCGCTGGAGTTTCGATCAATACAAGGTTCAGGTGGCAGAAGACCGCGAATCGGCCATAGCGGCGGTCAAGCGTCACGAGCCTGCCGTGGTGACCCTGGATCTTGGGCTGCCCCCCGATCCTGGCGGCACGCGGGAAGGATTTGCGGCGCTTAGCGAGATTCTGGCGATTGCGCCGCAAACCAAGGTGATCGTGCTGACGGGCAATGATGATCGCATCAACCCGGTCAAGGCCGTGGGCCAGGGCGCCTACGATTTCTATCAAAAGCCCGTGGATCCCGAGATCCTGTCCTTTGTGGTGCAACGTGCCTTCCGGCTATTCGACCTGGAGGAGGAAAACCGCAAGCTGGCCCGAATGCATGTGAGCAATCCCATGGAGGGCATCATCGCTGCGAGCCCGGAAATGCACGAGGTCTGCAAGATGGTGGAACGCTTCGCCCCCATCGACATGAATGTCCTGATTCTGGGCGAGAGCGGTACGGGAAAGGAAGTCGTGGCCCGCGCTCTGCATGCCCTCAGTCCGCGCGCAAAGAAGCCTTTTATCGCTGTCAACGCGGCTGCCATTCCGGAAAACCTGCTGGAAAGCGAGTTGTTCGGCTATGAGAAGGGCGCCTTCACCGGTGCCACGCAAATGGTCAAGGGCAAGTTTGAGCTGGCCGACGGAGGTACCTTCTTTCTTGACGAAATCGGCGATATTCCTCTGGCCTTGCAGCCCAAATTGCTGCGCATACTGCAGGAACGCGTAGTGGAGCGCATCGGCGGGAGGCAGCCCATCAAGGTGGATGTCCGGATCATCTGCGCGACCCATCAGAACATCGGGCAGCTGATCGAGGAACGGCGCTTTCGCGAGGACCTTTATTTCCGCATCAACGAGATGATCATCAACCTGCCGCCGCTGAGGGGGCGCACGGGCGACGTGACAGTGTTGGCGCGCGCATTTCTGGAACGCTTCGCCAAGCAGATGCGGCGTAACCTGCTTGGATTCACTGAGGACGCCCTGGCCGCCATGGAAGCGTATCACTGGCCGGGGAACGTGCGCGAGCTGGAGCACAAGATCAAGCGTTCCGTGGTCATGGCAACGGGTACCCAGGTGGACGCAAAGGACTTGGAACTGGCGTCCGGCGCCTATCCGCGCCGCATAATGACGCTACGCGAGGCGCGTGACATCGCCGAACGCCGGGTTATCTGCGAGGCTCTGAGCGAGGCCGGGGAGAATGTTTCCAAGGCGGCGGATCTGCTGGAGGTGACGCGGCCGACCCTGTATTCCCTGTTGAACAAGTTCAACCTGAAGGTCTGA
- the phoU gene encoding phosphate signaling complex protein PhoU — protein MASFNDGDLLNQHTSRQYDHELLDIRSRVLSLGGLVEEQVTAAVTALLDGDTELAQRVITDDYKVNSLEVSIDDECTQILALRQPTARDLRLVVAVIKTITDLERIGDEAKRIARHAIDMALHFPKRNQLTELEQLSKAARSLLRSALDAFARMDVDAAFSVVQGDRQLDREYESIMRQQITYMMEDARSIPVSLDIMWSARSLERIGDRSCNISEYVIYYAKGKNIRHISLEQLEQDLRGD, from the coding sequence ATGGCAAGCTTTAACGACGGAGATCTTCTCAACCAGCATACATCCCGTCAGTACGACCATGAATTGCTGGACATCCGCAGCCGTGTACTGAGCTTAGGCGGGTTGGTGGAGGAACAGGTAACGGCGGCGGTAACGGCGCTTCTCGATGGCGACACGGAATTGGCGCAGCGGGTCATTACCGACGACTACAAGGTCAATTCGCTTGAGGTCTCCATCGACGATGAGTGCACCCAGATACTGGCCTTGCGTCAGCCTACGGCACGGGATTTGCGCTTGGTCGTGGCAGTCATCAAGACCATCACGGACCTAGAGCGCATCGGCGACGAAGCGAAGCGCATCGCGCGTCATGCGATTGACATGGCGTTGCATTTTCCAAAGCGCAATCAGTTGACCGAACTGGAGCAATTGTCGAAGGCCGCGCGCAGTCTCTTGCGTTCCGCGCTGGACGCCTTCGCGCGCATGGACGTGGACGCCGCTTTCAGCGTGGTCCAGGGAGACCGCCAATTGGACCGGGAATATGAGAGCATCATGCGTCAGCAGATTACGTATATGATGGAGGATGCCCGCTCCATTCCAGTCAGCCTCGACATCATGTGGTCCGCGCGTTCCCTCGAGCGCATAGGCGATCGTTCCTGCAATATCTCCGAATACGTGATTTATTACGCGAAAGGCAAGAATATTCGTCATATCAGCCTTGAGCAGCTCGAACAAGATCTGAGGGGCGACTAG